The following coding sequences are from one Arthrobacter sp. 24S4-2 window:
- a CDS encoding nucleotide sugar dehydrogenase, with the protein MTPNTKLKTHKAPLGRPALSPLQEEPRQWPQGGSTVPELEADSADAQPATGETPAQDQTFTFDVAIVGLGYVGLPTALAINASGRRVLGLDVSESRLAVIRSQQADLLDSDKARLNSALDDPTFMISTDLSLLARAAAVVVCVPTPVDPYLVPDLGILRAACASVVEFAVPGQLLMLTSTTYVGSTRDLLAVPLAAKGLIPGRDVFVAFSPERINPGVDAFSHEDVPRVVGGVTPACGEAAEALLQASTKLVHVVPSADVAEMTKLVENTFRAVNIALANEFADICHELGMEVMDVIDAASTKPYGFMPFTPGPGVGGHCIPCDPHYLLWQLRKARVTAPVIEHAMAGIAGRPHQVVEKARRILSDRNHGISGARVLVLGVAYKPDVEDLRESPALEIIAEMIADGAEVAYHDPWCPTAPDGQGGALVSLADPTVWEADLVILHTRHSVMDLDWLGDAQAVLDTTYRLPAATNTTRL; encoded by the coding sequence ATGACACCGAACACCAAGCTAAAGACGCATAAGGCACCCCTGGGCAGGCCGGCCCTTTCGCCGCTTCAGGAGGAACCCAGGCAATGGCCCCAGGGCGGATCGACGGTGCCCGAACTGGAAGCGGACTCCGCTGACGCGCAGCCGGCAACCGGCGAAACCCCGGCGCAGGACCAGACGTTCACCTTCGACGTCGCGATTGTGGGACTCGGCTACGTTGGCCTTCCCACCGCGCTGGCCATCAATGCTTCCGGACGGCGCGTCCTGGGACTGGATGTTTCCGAATCCCGGCTGGCCGTCATCCGGTCCCAGCAGGCAGACCTGCTGGACTCCGACAAGGCCCGCCTGAACAGCGCCCTGGATGACCCCACGTTCATGATCAGCACTGACCTGTCATTGCTGGCCAGGGCCGCGGCAGTTGTGGTCTGCGTTCCAACGCCGGTGGACCCGTACCTCGTGCCGGATCTCGGGATCCTCCGGGCGGCATGTGCTTCCGTGGTCGAATTCGCCGTGCCCGGCCAGCTGCTGATGCTGACATCCACCACCTATGTCGGATCCACCCGGGACCTGCTGGCCGTTCCACTGGCCGCCAAGGGGCTCATCCCGGGCCGGGACGTGTTCGTGGCGTTCTCACCGGAACGCATCAACCCCGGCGTGGACGCTTTCTCCCACGAAGATGTTCCCCGGGTCGTCGGCGGGGTGACACCGGCCTGCGGTGAGGCCGCGGAGGCGTTGCTGCAGGCCAGCACCAAGCTGGTGCACGTGGTGCCGTCCGCCGATGTGGCGGAGATGACCAAACTCGTTGAAAACACCTTCCGGGCGGTGAACATCGCCCTGGCCAACGAGTTCGCGGATATCTGCCACGAGCTGGGGATGGAGGTCATGGACGTCATTGACGCAGCCTCCACCAAGCCCTACGGCTTCATGCCGTTCACCCCCGGCCCGGGCGTTGGCGGCCACTGCATTCCGTGCGACCCGCACTACCTGCTGTGGCAGCTGCGCAAAGCCAGGGTTACCGCACCCGTGATCGAGCACGCCATGGCAGGAATCGCCGGCAGGCCCCACCAGGTGGTGGAAAAGGCACGGCGCATCCTCTCGGACCGCAACCACGGCATCTCGGGCGCCCGCGTCCTGGTCCTGGGAGTGGCCTACAAGCCCGACGTCGAAGACCTCCGTGAATCTCCGGCACTGGAAATCATCGCGGAAATGATCGCCGACGGCGCCGAAGTTGCTTACCACGATCCCTGGTGCCCCACGGCTCCGGACGGTCAGGGCGGCGCCCTGGTATCCCTCGCCGATCCCACTGTGTGGGAGGCGGACCTGGTCATTCTCCATACGCGGCATTCCGTGATGGACCTCGACTGGCTGGGCGACGCACAGGCTGTGCTTGACACGACCTATCGTCTGCCCGCCGCCACCAACACCACCCGGCTTTGA
- a CDS encoding LuxR family transcriptional regulator encodes MTETITAERLIGRFGIVASVVDCLSDANGPGALILGDAGIGKTALTNEVILELGNRIRPFYVYAGPSLSEVPYAALAPLLTALTPGQTDQPRAVLKALVTELNPDGHRDQSQAVLVVEDAQHLDDSSAAVIAQLAAAEAARVVLLCRPHPSPPPEVLAMWSEGLVDRFELQPLTTNEVDELCARVLGSPLVPSASAVLYRSSGGNPMFLLELIAHARSRGHLLRRNDTWVLVGEPGAATVRLMDLVRNQIMQLNPAQRQALESVALAEAIPLSVLQRASDSHAVDELKELQFIAISADPARHVRLAQPLIGEVIRQLVPTARSVTIRRRIVDLLDSRPETLDGRLRHVTWALESGATVPDADILEAAQLANRLFLPDYVERVVGAIREPSLKLAAQVELARAKLYGRDPMGAGLCLEGVVERATDLRTVRQASMLAAQLAAGQRNGPEAVLRAADAWAEAVSRLEEADLGFDPAELETSRIGSRLLALEGYQAAGRHVEAEPELQEIWESTDDDECRLLAGTLLAESLALTGRAVSALQIVMVVEDILAASGDRRLEYAEFVMRRYLLALLHAGELDVLEHYLQNHIAQASNSLIYFGGMLHLAAGTADLRRGTIGLALPKLSQAAEVLRLSDAGGDLPDALAATAYSASILNRTDTAKANADAYDALVSDHRHASLLGRAYAVAARAERVGVSAAVSKLMALADAAEASGFLSYEVEILSLVLRLGDLTVVPRLARAAEGCEGRSAEFVAAYCRALAAKDVNRLVEMSDAAARDGLDLAAAECAAHALRILETRGDKPRQFEAQKLVKQRNAALNRSGTSAAEIAPDLHKLTRREQEIAALVQAAASNREIALQLGLSLRTVEGHLYRMFAKLGISHREDLAMVAYGARHAGGSAP; translated from the coding sequence ATGACTGAAACCATTACGGCGGAGCGGCTGATCGGGCGCTTCGGCATAGTTGCCTCGGTTGTCGATTGCCTCTCCGACGCCAACGGCCCCGGTGCGCTCATCCTGGGCGACGCCGGCATCGGCAAGACCGCGCTCACCAACGAAGTGATACTTGAGCTCGGCAACCGGATCCGGCCCTTCTACGTCTATGCCGGTCCATCGCTGTCCGAGGTTCCCTACGCAGCCCTTGCGCCCCTGCTGACCGCCCTGACACCCGGCCAGACAGACCAGCCCCGTGCCGTTCTGAAGGCACTGGTGACCGAACTGAACCCGGACGGCCACCGGGACCAGTCGCAGGCCGTGCTGGTGGTGGAGGACGCACAACACCTGGATGACAGCAGCGCCGCCGTCATAGCGCAGCTGGCCGCCGCGGAAGCCGCCAGGGTTGTCCTGCTCTGCCGGCCGCACCCTTCGCCGCCGCCGGAGGTGCTGGCAATGTGGTCGGAGGGGCTGGTGGACCGCTTCGAGCTGCAGCCACTGACCACGAATGAGGTCGATGAGCTTTGCGCCCGGGTTCTGGGCTCGCCGCTCGTGCCCAGTGCCAGCGCGGTCCTGTACAGGTCCTCGGGTGGAAACCCGATGTTCCTGCTGGAGCTGATAGCCCATGCCAGGAGCCGGGGCCACCTATTGCGCCGAAACGACACCTGGGTGCTCGTGGGCGAGCCCGGAGCGGCCACAGTCCGGCTGATGGACCTGGTCAGGAACCAGATCATGCAGCTGAACCCGGCCCAGCGGCAGGCTTTGGAATCAGTGGCGCTCGCTGAGGCGATCCCCCTGAGCGTTCTGCAGCGCGCCAGTGACAGTCATGCGGTGGACGAACTCAAGGAGCTGCAGTTCATCGCGATCTCCGCCGACCCCGCCCGCCACGTCCGCCTGGCACAACCGCTGATCGGGGAAGTGATCCGGCAGCTGGTCCCGACGGCCCGCAGTGTGACCATTCGCCGGCGTATCGTGGACCTTCTGGACTCCCGGCCTGAGACCCTGGACGGGAGGCTCCGCCACGTCACTTGGGCCCTGGAATCCGGGGCAACAGTTCCCGACGCCGATATCCTGGAGGCCGCGCAGCTGGCCAACCGCCTGTTCCTTCCCGACTATGTGGAACGCGTGGTGGGCGCCATCAGGGAACCGTCCCTGAAGCTTGCCGCGCAGGTGGAACTGGCCCGCGCCAAGTTGTACGGGCGCGATCCGATGGGCGCGGGCCTCTGCCTCGAGGGCGTGGTGGAACGGGCAACCGATTTACGCACGGTCCGGCAGGCATCCATGCTGGCGGCGCAATTGGCCGCCGGCCAGCGCAACGGCCCCGAGGCCGTGCTCCGTGCGGCCGATGCCTGGGCTGAAGCCGTCTCCAGGCTGGAAGAGGCCGATCTGGGGTTCGACCCGGCGGAGCTGGAAACATCCCGTATTGGCAGCAGGCTGCTGGCACTGGAAGGATACCAGGCGGCGGGCCGCCATGTGGAGGCAGAACCCGAACTGCAGGAGATCTGGGAGTCCACCGACGACGACGAGTGCCGGCTGCTGGCCGGCACGCTCCTGGCTGAGTCGCTGGCCCTGACCGGACGCGCCGTTTCGGCGCTGCAGATCGTGATGGTGGTGGAAGACATTCTCGCCGCCAGCGGTGACCGGCGACTCGAGTACGCCGAGTTTGTGATGCGGCGCTACCTGCTGGCACTGCTTCATGCCGGCGAGCTCGACGTCCTGGAGCACTACCTGCAGAACCACATAGCCCAGGCCTCCAACTCGCTCATCTACTTCGGCGGGATGCTGCATCTGGCCGCAGGGACCGCAGACCTCCGCCGGGGAACAATCGGATTGGCCCTGCCGAAACTGAGCCAGGCCGCCGAGGTGCTTCGCCTTTCCGACGCCGGCGGTGACTTGCCTGACGCGCTCGCCGCCACCGCGTATTCCGCTTCCATCCTCAACAGGACCGACACCGCCAAAGCGAATGCCGACGCCTATGACGCCCTGGTTTCGGACCATCGGCACGCATCTCTCCTGGGGCGGGCCTACGCCGTCGCGGCCCGCGCCGAGCGCGTGGGCGTCTCCGCGGCCGTGTCCAAACTGATGGCCCTTGCCGATGCCGCAGAAGCCTCCGGATTCCTCAGCTATGAGGTCGAAATCCTTTCACTGGTGCTCAGGCTGGGCGACCTGACAGTTGTGCCGCGCCTTGCCAGGGCTGCGGAGGGCTGCGAAGGCCGCAGCGCGGAATTTGTGGCCGCCTACTGCCGTGCGCTGGCCGCCAAGGACGTCAACCGCCTCGTGGAAATGAGCGACGCCGCGGCACGGGACGGATTGGACCTGGCCGCCGCGGAGTGCGCGGCCCATGCCCTTCGCATTTTGGAGACCCGCGGGGACAAACCACGACAGTTCGAAGCCCAGAAGCTGGTCAAGCAGCGCAACGCCGCGCTCAACAGGTCCGGGACGTCCGCCGCGGAGATCGCGCCCGATCTGCACAAGCTGACCCGGCGGGAACAGGAAATCGCGGCGCTTGTCCAGGCCGCCGCCAGCAACCGGGAAATCGCCCTTCAACTCGGCCTTTCGCTCCGGACGGTGGAAGGACACCTGTACCGGATGTTCGCAAAACTCGGAATCAGCCACCGCGAGGACCTGGCCATGGTGGCGTATGGCGCCCGGCACGCCGGCGGTTCCGCGCCGTAA
- a CDS encoding chitinase, whose translation MLRSRGGSAAVSFGGARNNELATTCQDESKLRTAYRDVVERYDPSFIDFDLEGADLLDTAGGERRAKAVAALQGDRNASGNKLAVWLTLPASPRGLTDAGIAAVEQMLQAGVQLSGVNLMTMNYGASRDISQSMLDAAKSAAGAAHDQLSILYQRAGTNLSREQVWKKLGLTPMIGRNDLPGEVFGLDAAKGLKDYALELGIQRLSMWSLNRDAPCASGAQAQNASFVCSGVDQDSIRFSDLLGSGLPGRMG comes from the coding sequence GTGTTGCGGTCCCGCGGCGGATCCGCTGCGGTGTCCTTTGGCGGCGCCCGGAACAACGAGCTGGCCACCACCTGCCAGGATGAGTCGAAGCTCCGCACGGCGTACCGGGACGTTGTGGAACGCTACGATCCGTCTTTCATCGATTTTGACCTCGAGGGCGCCGACCTCCTCGACACGGCAGGCGGCGAACGACGGGCCAAGGCTGTGGCCGCCCTGCAGGGCGACCGCAATGCGTCGGGAAATAAGCTCGCCGTTTGGCTTACCCTGCCCGCCTCGCCCCGCGGCCTGACCGACGCCGGGATCGCCGCCGTCGAACAGATGCTCCAGGCGGGCGTCCAGCTGTCCGGCGTCAACCTTATGACCATGAACTACGGCGCAAGCCGCGACATCTCCCAGAGCATGCTGGACGCGGCAAAATCAGCCGCCGGCGCCGCGCACGACCAACTGAGCATACTGTACCAGCGCGCGGGCACGAACCTCAGCAGGGAACAGGTGTGGAAGAAGCTGGGGTTAACGCCCATGATCGGCCGCAATGACCTGCCGGGTGAGGTGTTCGGGCTGGACGCGGCCAAGGGGCTCAAAGACTACGCGCTGGAGCTGGGCATCCAGCGTCTGTCGATGTGGTCGCTGAACCGTGACGCCCCTTGTGCGTCCGGGGCGCAGGCGCAAAACGCCAGCTTCGTCTGCAGCGGAGTGGACCAGGACAGTATCCGCTTCTCGGACCTGCTCGGTTCCGGCCTTCCCGGCCGGATGGGCTGA
- a CDS encoding S-layer homology domain-containing protein, translated as MTLLQRSTAVSEPRHRAERPPGRRRSRWLAASTTVAVAVSLLGLTAPAANAAPNTTITLTFDDANADQIAAAAKINGLGMPGTFFTPSGFIGATGYMTVAQVLALQAAGNEIAGHTVTHPDLAQMGTDEVKRQVCNDRVNLTNMGLNVTNFAYPFASLTPEVQTIVQGCGYNSARGLGDLESKVAGTAGFGFAEAVPVPAADLYDTKAPDEVDNTWTLLDMQNLVTKAVANGGGWVQLTFHHIGAGTDPTSGSADPLTVSTDLFNQFADWLAQQKAAGSIDVKNVRDVIGGASQPVVAGPAAPPAVTTGNLVKNPSLETDGPAATGLPKCWAQGGYGTNTRTFTKVAPGHAGTATAAQQMVMSAWTSGDGKLLPTLDLGECAPSAIAGHTYQMKAWYKSTAPTQFELYYRTGLGTWTYWTASPLANAATGWTQATFTTPAVPVGASAISFGLNLISTGTLVTDDYELYDTVSVKTFSDVATTNQFYNEISWLSNNLITQGYPDGTFKPLTSINRDAMAAFLYRLAGSPAVPANAPTFTDVAPSNQFYNEIRWLAAQGISTGYPDGTFRPLDPVNRDAMAAFLYRYNGKPAVPSTAPTFPDVSTGNLFYNEIRWLAATAITTGYPDGTFRPVQAITRDAMAAFIYRYNLNFPKGM; from the coding sequence ATGACGCTTCTGCAACGCTCTACTGCGGTCTCAGAGCCCCGCCACAGGGCTGAACGGCCCCCAGGCCGGCGCAGGTCCCGCTGGCTGGCAGCCTCCACCACGGTTGCCGTCGCCGTCTCACTGTTGGGGCTCACCGCCCCCGCGGCCAACGCTGCGCCCAACACAACCATTACGCTTACCTTCGATGACGCCAACGCGGATCAAATCGCCGCTGCCGCAAAGATCAACGGGCTTGGAATGCCCGGCACGTTCTTCACACCTTCGGGTTTCATCGGTGCCACCGGATACATGACGGTGGCGCAGGTATTGGCCCTCCAGGCTGCCGGGAATGAAATCGCCGGCCACACCGTAACCCACCCCGATCTGGCTCAAATGGGGACCGACGAGGTCAAGCGCCAGGTGTGCAACGATCGGGTGAACCTGACCAACATGGGCCTGAACGTGACCAACTTTGCCTACCCGTTCGCGTCCCTGACGCCGGAGGTTCAGACCATCGTCCAAGGTTGCGGATACAACAGCGCGCGCGGCCTCGGCGACCTCGAAAGCAAAGTGGCGGGTACCGCCGGCTTCGGCTTCGCCGAGGCGGTTCCCGTCCCTGCAGCGGACCTCTATGACACCAAAGCGCCCGACGAGGTGGACAACACGTGGACCCTGCTGGACATGCAGAACCTCGTCACCAAGGCCGTTGCGAATGGTGGCGGATGGGTCCAGCTGACCTTTCACCACATCGGCGCCGGCACCGATCCAACTTCGGGCAGTGCTGATCCCCTCACCGTGTCCACGGATCTGTTCAATCAGTTCGCTGACTGGTTGGCCCAGCAGAAGGCGGCGGGCAGCATCGACGTCAAGAACGTCCGGGACGTGATCGGAGGCGCGAGCCAGCCGGTCGTCGCCGGTCCGGCTGCACCGCCGGCCGTCACCACCGGCAACCTGGTCAAGAACCCGAGTCTGGAGACCGACGGGCCAGCGGCAACCGGACTGCCGAAATGCTGGGCACAGGGAGGCTACGGCACTAACACGCGGACGTTCACGAAGGTGGCGCCCGGGCATGCCGGGACGGCAACGGCCGCCCAGCAGATGGTTATGTCCGCTTGGACGAGCGGCGATGGAAAGCTGCTGCCGACGCTCGACCTTGGCGAATGCGCCCCGAGCGCCATCGCCGGGCATACCTATCAGATGAAGGCCTGGTACAAGTCCACCGCACCGACTCAGTTTGAGCTGTATTACCGCACAGGCCTTGGCACCTGGACTTATTGGACGGCCAGCCCGTTGGCCAACGCAGCCACGGGTTGGACCCAGGCCACATTTACTACCCCGGCAGTGCCTGTAGGAGCCTCAGCAATCAGCTTCGGCCTGAACCTGATTAGCACCGGAACACTGGTCACCGATGACTATGAACTGTACGACACGGTCAGCGTCAAGACGTTCAGCGACGTCGCCACCACCAACCAGTTCTACAACGAGATCAGTTGGCTTTCGAACAACCTCATCACCCAGGGCTACCCTGACGGCACGTTCAAGCCGCTGACGTCCATCAACCGTGATGCCATGGCCGCGTTCCTCTACCGGTTGGCCGGCAGCCCGGCGGTCCCGGCCAATGCTCCGACCTTTACGGATGTGGCCCCGAGCAACCAGTTCTACAACGAAATCCGCTGGCTGGCTGCACAGGGAATCTCCACGGGATATCCGGACGGCACGTTCCGGCCCCTGGATCCCGTGAACCGCGATGCAATGGCTGCGTTCCTTTACCGGTACAACGGAAAGCCCGCAGTCCCCAGCACCGCACCGACGTTCCCGGACGTCAGCACCGGCAATCTCTTCTACAACGAGATCCGCTGGCTCGCGGCAACCGCTATCACCACCGGGTACCCGGACGGCACTTTCCGTCCGGTCCAGGCCATCACCAGGGACGCCATGGCGGCCTTTATCTACCGCTACAACCTGAACTTCCCCAAGGGAATGTAA
- a CDS encoding LuxR family transcriptional regulator, giving the protein MLTADNVASSHATRSAGMTRGAAWPLIGRKQAVSDITRALAESTGGVLVTGTSGTGKTFLTTHALKQFREDSLVVTLRCSAALSRSPYGALNMLLGDLEPGYLNHPVLVLSGLMRLLRERANGKTVYLFVDNAGEADELTAVTIAQLARNRAVRLVLTCADPLRLSAEISGLCDGGFLTRVNLEPLSFREAVSWLEEGLSAKVSHSAVQSLWAASDGNPHYLKMLAMELADSGSLVLRDGVWVLTAGHHIHGRAITDLIATRLGRMGEADRRILEILSLAETLPLDTLLLLVEADDVDALEERGVLAVEDSLPRRVRIQSQLVADVVRENVPPGRSNELREMVVAAADPALRTPATELPFAVWALDCGAVLPAGGALSAARLANRRLDAALALRFVRTIEGHEGLAAAVTEEVAALMTLGEVDEALDVVRRHRKASRGDPALAEWIGLLLAESSVFLATPEAWHEAPDSLARARKVLYEEITGPAAELSGPELRRIREQLTLAEAEAASYTGAYPELASSLVEVLDNTEFHSAEFRLQAGSWLCEAWAVTGRQSDAAELAEQLKLQCLRPEIPVAIAQSVISRLRFAYLIAGRWDEATETLPTEDWLPSSVIYRRFSATEVPEAISACMQGRGRDGLDLLVPGISQLRIQDSDGVLTLACAAAAYASALQGEREQAMAYLAETAEGARRKTWKVSRAEGYFTALARAELEGPRTGIEQLLRLADEDLGTGTVGHELLCLSSAVRLGESAVAPRLLETAANSQGPFAELCAQYAQGIISGEADELMAAANLAARLHNDRFALDIAESVLTLDQAHLERSLIRQAKHLAESCRRRLRTPQDGMHDRLTLTARELQIAQLAAAGASNKSIAAQLHVSVRTVEGHLYQIYGKLKIEERLELPVALGSTGDD; this is encoded by the coding sequence ATGTTGACAGCCGATAACGTGGCCAGTTCACACGCCACCAGGTCCGCCGGAATGACACGGGGCGCTGCATGGCCTTTGATCGGGCGGAAACAGGCTGTCAGCGATATCACCAGGGCCCTGGCCGAGTCCACCGGGGGAGTACTCGTAACCGGAACCTCGGGCACCGGCAAGACCTTCCTCACCACCCACGCCCTCAAACAGTTCCGCGAGGATTCCCTGGTGGTGACGCTCCGGTGCAGCGCAGCATTGTCCCGCTCACCCTATGGAGCACTCAACATGCTGTTGGGCGACCTTGAGCCCGGGTACCTGAACCACCCTGTGCTTGTGCTGTCCGGACTCATGCGGCTGCTGCGTGAACGCGCGAACGGGAAGACGGTGTACCTGTTCGTCGATAACGCCGGCGAAGCCGACGAACTCACCGCCGTGACTATCGCCCAGCTTGCCCGCAACCGCGCGGTGCGCCTGGTCCTGACGTGTGCGGATCCGCTGCGGTTGTCGGCCGAGATTTCGGGTCTTTGCGACGGCGGCTTCCTCACACGCGTGAACCTCGAACCGTTGTCCTTCCGCGAAGCCGTCAGCTGGCTGGAGGAAGGGCTCAGCGCCAAAGTTTCGCATTCCGCCGTGCAGTCGCTGTGGGCCGCGAGCGACGGCAATCCGCACTACCTGAAGATGCTCGCGATGGAGCTCGCAGATTCAGGTTCGCTCGTGCTTCGCGACGGCGTGTGGGTCCTCACGGCAGGGCATCACATTCACGGGCGGGCGATCACAGACCTCATCGCCACACGGCTGGGCCGGATGGGCGAGGCGGACCGCCGGATCCTTGAGATCCTGTCGCTGGCAGAAACATTGCCCCTGGATACGCTGCTCCTGCTCGTTGAAGCTGATGACGTGGACGCCCTTGAAGAACGCGGCGTGCTGGCGGTCGAAGACTCCCTGCCCCGCCGGGTCAGGATCCAAAGCCAACTGGTGGCTGATGTGGTGCGCGAAAACGTCCCGCCGGGACGCAGCAACGAGCTGCGCGAAATGGTTGTCGCCGCAGCGGACCCTGCGCTCCGGACACCGGCAACGGAACTGCCGTTCGCAGTCTGGGCCCTCGACTGCGGGGCGGTGCTGCCGGCAGGGGGCGCCCTTTCGGCAGCGAGGCTGGCCAACCGCCGACTGGACGCCGCGCTGGCCCTGCGGTTTGTGCGCACCATCGAGGGACACGAAGGCCTGGCTGCCGCAGTCACAGAGGAAGTGGCGGCCCTCATGACCCTCGGGGAGGTGGACGAGGCCCTGGACGTCGTCCGCCGACATCGCAAGGCATCACGGGGGGACCCCGCGCTGGCGGAATGGATCGGGCTTCTGCTGGCAGAGAGCTCGGTTTTCCTTGCCACTCCGGAGGCATGGCACGAGGCCCCGGACTCCCTGGCCCGGGCCAGGAAGGTCCTTTATGAGGAAATCACAGGACCCGCGGCCGAACTGTCGGGACCGGAGCTCAGGCGTATCCGCGAACAGCTGACCCTGGCCGAGGCGGAAGCGGCAAGCTACACCGGCGCCTACCCGGAACTGGCCTCCAGCCTTGTCGAGGTGCTCGACAACACGGAATTCCACAGCGCGGAATTCCGCCTGCAGGCAGGCAGCTGGCTGTGCGAAGCCTGGGCGGTGACAGGCCGCCAATCCGATGCGGCTGAGCTCGCCGAACAACTGAAGCTGCAGTGCCTGCGGCCGGAAATCCCCGTAGCCATCGCCCAATCCGTGATCTCCCGGCTCCGGTTCGCCTATCTCATTGCCGGCCGATGGGACGAAGCGACCGAAACCCTGCCGACAGAGGACTGGCTCCCTTCCTCCGTGATCTACCGCCGGTTCAGCGCCACCGAAGTACCCGAAGCGATTAGCGCCTGCATGCAGGGCCGGGGACGCGACGGCCTGGACCTGCTCGTGCCAGGCATCAGCCAATTACGGATTCAGGACAGCGACGGCGTTTTGACGCTTGCCTGTGCTGCGGCGGCCTATGCTTCGGCGTTGCAGGGCGAGCGCGAGCAGGCGATGGCCTATCTGGCAGAAACAGCCGAAGGTGCCCGACGGAAAACGTGGAAAGTGTCACGGGCGGAGGGCTACTTTACCGCGCTGGCCAGGGCAGAGCTCGAGGGCCCGCGGACAGGAATAGAGCAACTGCTGCGCCTCGCGGACGAGGACCTCGGCACCGGCACAGTCGGGCATGAGCTGCTGTGCCTCAGCTCGGCCGTCAGGCTAGGGGAATCCGCTGTGGCGCCCAGGCTCCTGGAGACTGCCGCCAACAGCCAGGGACCCTTTGCGGAACTGTGTGCGCAGTACGCGCAGGGGATCATTTCGGGTGAAGCAGACGAACTCATGGCCGCTGCGAACCTGGCGGCCCGGCTGCACAACGACAGGTTTGCCCTGGACATCGCCGAATCGGTGTTGACGCTCGACCAGGCACACCTCGAACGGAGCCTCATCCGGCAGGCCAAGCACTTGGCGGAAAGCTGCCGCAGGCGCCTGCGCACGCCCCAGGACGGAATGCACGACCGGCTTACGCTGACAGCCCGCGAACTTCAAATAGCCCAGCTGGCCGCTGCCGGAGCCAGTAACAAGAGCATTGCCGCGCAGCTGCACGTTTCGGTGCGGACCGTTGAGGGCCACCTTTACCAGATTTACGGCAAGCTGAAAATTGAAGAGCGCTTGGAGCTTCCGGTCGCCCTTGGCAGTACAGGAGATGACTAG
- a CDS encoding dTDP-glucose 4,6-dehydratase — protein sequence MKTAITGGAGFIGSHLVEHLLAAGDKVTVLDDLSTGRLENLRTVIGHRDFHFVEGSILDRAAVDKVVAGADRVFHLAAAVGVNLIVEHPLESLRTNIHGTEVVLDAVLASGASLLLASTSEIYGKNTSDSLSEESDRILGSALKSRWTYAAAKGIDEAFAHAYWRQFGLPVAIVRLFNTVGPRQTGRYGMVVPRLVKQALAGEPLTVYGDGRQTRCFSYVGDIVPAITRISEEKSAVGNAYNLGGSYEISILTLARRIVELLGSESPITLVPYEQAYADGYEDMRRRVPNNGKAKALVGFDPKTTLDQIILNVAADHRPVKAPDPLGWKVTLAAN from the coding sequence GTGAAAACAGCAATCACCGGCGGAGCCGGCTTCATTGGGAGTCACCTCGTGGAGCACCTCCTCGCGGCCGGAGACAAAGTCACCGTGTTGGATGACCTCTCAACCGGCCGCCTGGAAAACCTCCGGACCGTGATTGGCCACCGGGATTTTCACTTTGTCGAAGGCAGCATCCTCGACCGTGCGGCAGTGGACAAGGTGGTGGCCGGCGCTGACCGGGTCTTCCACCTGGCAGCCGCCGTGGGCGTGAACCTGATCGTGGAGCACCCGCTGGAAAGCCTGCGCACCAACATCCACGGCACCGAAGTGGTCCTGGATGCCGTCCTGGCCTCCGGCGCGAGCCTCCTGCTGGCGTCCACCAGCGAGATCTACGGCAAGAACACCTCGGACAGCCTGTCAGAGGAATCGGACCGGATCCTTGGCTCTGCCCTTAAGTCCCGGTGGACGTACGCTGCGGCCAAAGGCATCGACGAGGCATTTGCCCACGCCTACTGGCGGCAGTTTGGCCTTCCCGTGGCGATCGTGCGGCTGTTCAACACCGTGGGGCCGAGGCAAACCGGCCGGTACGGGATGGTGGTGCCGCGCCTGGTCAAGCAGGCGCTCGCCGGGGAGCCATTGACTGTCTACGGCGACGGACGCCAGACCCGGTGCTTCTCGTACGTCGGAGACATCGTCCCGGCCATCACCAGGATTTCGGAGGAGAAGTCCGCCGTCGGCAATGCGTACAACCTGGGCGGCAGCTATGAGATTTCGATCCTGACCCTCGCCCGGCGGATTGTCGAGCTGCTGGGCAGCGAAAGCCCCATCACGCTGGTGCCCTACGAGCAGGCATACGCCGACGGCTATGAAGACATGCGCCGCCGCGTGCCGAACAACGGCAAAGCCAAGGCGCTGGTGGGTTTCGATCCAAAGACCACCCTCGACCAGATCATTTTGAATGTGGCGGCTGACCACCGCCCGGTTAAAGCGCCCGATCCGCTCGGGTGGAAAGTCACGTTGGCGGCCAACTAG